The window GACTTAATCACAGACATCGCCACGTCACAAAGATTCTTAACCAGCTTGTTTCTAGCCGTAAGGGCCACCGAGCTCTCGTCGTCGGCGCCGGCGTTTGTGATCCCTTTCTGGCAAGAATCAGTCTGCTTCTCTGTGTCTCCGAGGACATATATGGCCAATCCGAACTTGCCGCGCCGCATTGCCTCCATAGCCTGAGGAATATTAAACTTGACCACCGGCCGGTAGAGCTCTGCGCACTGAGCAAGCGCGCGCTCTGCCGCAGGATCGTGAGTATGTCTGATCAGCGTTTGGATGTATCCTAAGGTATCGGTCATGTTACCGAGAACGACGCTGGCCATAGCTGCGGCTAAAGATTTGGGATCCGAAGGTGAGGGAGATAGTGGACGGAGAGAGGCTTCACATAGGTCGCAGAACGGCGTTGCTTGGCATATTTTGTCNNNNNNNNNNNNNNNNNNNNNNNNNNNNNNNNNNNNNNNNNNNNNNNNNNNNNNNNNNNNNNNNNNNNNNNNNNNNNNNNNNNNNNNNNNNNNNNNNNNNNNNNNNNNNNNNNNNNNNNNNNNNNNNNNNNNNNNNNNNNNNNNNNNNNNNNNNNNNNNNNNNNNNNNNNNNNNNNNNNNNNNNNNNNNNNNNNNNNNNNNNNNNNNNNNNNNNNNNNNNNNNNNNNNNNNNNNNNNNNNNNNNNNNNNNNNNNNNNNNNNNNNNNNNNNNNNNNNNNNNNNNNNNNNNNNNNNNNNNNNNNNNNNNNNNNNNNNNNNNNNNNNNNNNNNNNNNNNNNNNNNNNNNNNNNNNNNNNNNNNNNNNNNNNNNNNNNNNNNNNNNNNNNNNNNNNNNNNNNNNNNNNNNNNNNNNNNNNNNNNNNNNNNNNNNNNNNNNNNNNNNNNNNNNNNNNNNNNNNNNNNNNNNNNNNNNNNNNNNNNNNNNNNNNNNNNNNNNNNNNNNNNNNNNNNNNNNNNNNNNNNNNNNNNNNNNNNNNNNNNNNNNNNNNNNNNNNNNNNNNNNNNNNNNNNNNNNNNNNNNNNNNNNNNNNNNNNNNNNNNNNNNNNNNNNNNNNNNNNNNNNNNNNNNNNNNNNNNNNNNNNNNNNNNNNNNNNNNNNNNNNNNNNNNNNNNNNNNNNNNNNNNNNNNNNNNNNNNNNNNNNNNNNNNNNNNNNNNNNNNNNNNNNNNNNNNNNNNNNNNNNNNNNNNNNNNNNNNNNNNNNNNNNNNNNNNNNNNNNNNNNNNNNNNNNNNNNNNNNNNNNNNNNNNNNNNNNNNNNNNNNNNNNNNNNNNNNNNNNNNNNNNNNNNNNNNNNNNNNNNNNNNNNNNNNNNNNNNNNNNNNNNNNNNNNNNNNNNNNNNNNNNNNNNNNNNNNNNNNNNNNNNNNNNNNNNNNNNNNNNNNNNNNNNNNNNNNNNNNNNNNNNNNNNNNNNNNNNNNNNNNNNNNNNNNNNNNNNNNNNNNNNNNNNNNNNNNNNNNNNNNNNNNNNNNNNNNNNNNNNNNNNNNNNNNNNNNNNNNNNNNNNNNNNNNNNNNNNNNNNNNNNNNNN is drawn from Camelina sativa cultivar DH55 chromosome 1, Cs, whole genome shotgun sequence and contains these coding sequences:
- the LOC104781933 gene encoding cell wall / vacuolar inhibitor of fructosidase 1-like isoform X2 translates to MKGSSTVTSLPCLSLFLLLLLPSVSSDDLIDKICQATPFCDLCEASLRPLSPSPSDPKSLAAAMASVVLGNMTDTLGYIQTLIRHTHDPAAERALAQCAELYRPVVKFNIPQAMEAMRRGKFGLAIYVLGDTEKQTDSCQKGITNAGADDESSVALTARNKLVKNLCDVAMSVIKSLMNGL
- the LOC104781933 gene encoding cell wall / vacuolar inhibitor of fructosidase 1-like isoform X1; this translates as MKGSSTVTSLPCLSLFLLLLLPSVSSDDLIDKICQATPFCDLCEASLRPLSPSPSDPKSLAAAMASVVLGNMTDTLGYIQTLIRHTHDPAAERALAQCAELYRPVVKFNIPQAMEAMRRGKFGLAIYVLGDTEKQTDSCQKGITNAGADDESSVALTARNKLVKNLCDVAMSVIKSLMNGL